TCCATAAAAGGCTTACCTTTAAGGTAAGTCTTTTTGTTTTGAGGTTTCCATATAGGAAAATAAAATACAACTGCTTTGGTTTTTGAAAAGGTAATTTACGTTATAGTTCAAATACAATTGGTTGTCATTTGAGCAATTAATAAATCGAAGCTCCTGTTCATGCACAAAGTTGTACAGAAACTGCGCGTGACGGTGAATCGTTCGTTGCATGACGTTACCCACTTTGGTAAACTATGCAGAAGTGCATTTCACTTTGATTGTTAGTATTTACTATCGAGTGGCATAGATAAGATGTATGATCTTACATAAATCAGGGGCTGTAAGCTTTGGGCGCTCCTTTACTGCATTCACTGCAGACTTGTGGAAGTAAGGGGATAAAGGGACAAAACTCATTGCATGATGATACAAAACCTTAACGATTTAAATATGTTTCTAAGAAAAGACCATCTGTTCCCTCATACAGCAGGAGTTGTATGGGGGCTTGTATTTTATCAAGAATTTTCTGTTTAGATGACCATACTGTAATAAAATAAGGAGGAAGCAATGAACAATTATAAATTGACCATTCAATATGATGGCGGGCGCTATAAAGGCTGGCAACGACTCGGTAATAGTGATGATACGATTCAGGGGAAAATAGAAAATGTATTAACGGAAATGGCGGGGGAAAAAATCGAGATCATCGGGTGCAGCAGAACGGATGCCGGTGTACATGCACTTGCTCAAATCGCCAATTTTAAGATTGGTGAAAATCTGACTGAAGCTGAAATCATGAATTATTTGAATAGGTATTTACCAAGAGATATCAGCATTGTCGAGGTCAGGCTAGTTCCTGATCGGTTTCATGCCCGTTATAATGCTAAGGATAAAACCTATTTGTATAAGATCTGGAACGAGCCATACACAAATCCTTTCATGCGCAAATACAGTATGCATGTAGAGAAAAAGCTGGATATCACAAGAATGAAAAAAGCATGTCAACATTTTATAGGTGAACATGATTTCACGGCTTTTTCAAATGCAAAGTCTAAGAAAAAAACCATGGTGCGTGAAATATATTCCATAGATATAGAAGAAGATGCCGGATTTATCCAAATTACAGTGCGAGGCGATGGATTTCTTTATAATATGGTTAGAAAGATTGTCGGGACGTTGATAGAAGTTGGGTTGGGTGAAATAGATGCTGGAAATATACCAAGCATTTTAGAGTCAAAAGAAAGAATCCAAACGGGCCGCATGGCGGAGGCTGCTGGGTTGTACTTGGTAAAGGTTGATTTTTAGACCAAATATTGATGCATCGGTTAACGCATGTAAAGTGTACAGGCAGTAGATAAAGGGAAGTAATAGGGAAGAATGGTAAAGGGGAATAGAACGAAAAAAGGAGAGATTTTCATGAGATTAGCAGGAAAGAAAATAATCAGTCTTGTGCACCATGAATTTGAAGATTTAGAGCTCTGGTATCCGATTTTACGTTTAAAAGAAGAAGGAGCGATTGTTCATCTCGCTGGAGAAAAGGCGAATGAAACGTATATTGGGAAATATGGTGTGCCAGCTATATCTGATTATGAGTATGGCAGTATTAAAGCTGAAGAATATGATGCCATTCTTGTACCGGGCGGATGGGCACCTGACAAAATTCGCCGGTTTCCTGAAGTGATATCACTTATCCAAAGCATGGAAGAAAATAAAAAACCAATCGGGCAAATTTGTCATGCTGGCTGGGTGTTGATCTCCGCTAAAATTTTACAAGGGAAGAATGTAACGAGTACTCCGGGCATTAAAGATGATATGGAAAATGCAGGGGCGACTTGGATAGATAAGCCCGTCGTCGTAGATGATAACCTTGTGTCAAGCAGGCGTCCACCTGATCTACCGGATTATTTAAGGGAATTGATAAACGTGATTGAAAAGAGTTAATCACCATATTCTGAAAAAGTGGTTTTTTCTTCTGGAAAAACCACTTTTATTATTCCTGCCATCCAATTACGCGAATGCGATATATTTAACGGCAATTGATCATGATTCCCGCTGAAAGGCAATGGTTTATACCCTTGATTGATCCTTAATCAAATCTATATACAAATTTCCTTTTGTCCCTACGACAGCATAAGAGATGTCAAAAACAGAAAGGTTCCTTTTTTTGAGCTCAGCCATTAACCATTCGTCATCGTAAGTTTGATTGGATAAATTTTCGTATAGGATCTTCCCATCATAGACCAACTCTATCGGTACAGTTCCAGCTGAGGACAGTAAAGCTATATCCTGCTTGGTGGTATTTTGGTATTGTGTTTTTTTTAATACAGAGAGGGAGCCATTTATCTCTAAAATGGCACACTCCACTTCTTCTAAATTGAAGATATCCTTTCCCCGCAAAGCCTGTTTAA
This sequence is a window from Brevibacillus sp. JNUCC-41. Protein-coding genes within it:
- a CDS encoding type 1 glutamine amidotransferase domain-containing protein, which produces MRLAGKKIISLVHHEFEDLELWYPILRLKEEGAIVHLAGEKANETYIGKYGVPAISDYEYGSIKAEEYDAILVPGGWAPDKIRRFPEVISLIQSMEENKKPIGQICHAGWVLISAKILQGKNVTSTPGIKDDMENAGATWIDKPVVVDDNLVSSRRPPDLPDYLRELINVIEKS
- the truA gene encoding tRNA pseudouridine(38-40) synthase TruA, whose protein sequence is MNNYKLTIQYDGGRYKGWQRLGNSDDTIQGKIENVLTEMAGEKIEIIGCSRTDAGVHALAQIANFKIGENLTEAEIMNYLNRYLPRDISIVEVRLVPDRFHARYNAKDKTYLYKIWNEPYTNPFMRKYSMHVEKKLDITRMKKACQHFIGEHDFTAFSNAKSKKKTMVREIYSIDIEEDAGFIQITVRGDGFLYNMVRKIVGTLIEVGLGEIDAGNIPSILESKERIQTGRMAEAAGLYLVKVDF